In one window of Paraflavitalea soli DNA:
- a CDS encoding ABC transporter ATP-binding protein: protein MSQNIAIKADQLTKHFGAFTAVDGISFEVQQGEIFGFLGANGAGKTTAMRMLCGLSIPTSGTATVAGFDVYKQTEQIKRNIGYMSQKFSLYEDLTVKENIRFYAGIYGKSDAFIKEKTAYLLQELHMESEANKLVRSLPLGWKQKLAFSVAIFHEPGIVFLDEPTGGVDPVTRREFWNMIYQAAAKGITVFVTTHYMDEAEYCNRVSIMVDGRIDALDTPRELKRSLQASSMDEVFLKLARKAKRNAD, encoded by the coding sequence ATGTCTCAAAACATCGCTATAAAAGCTGATCAGCTCACCAAACATTTTGGAGCCTTCACAGCCGTAGATGGTATCTCCTTTGAAGTACAGCAGGGGGAGATATTCGGGTTCCTGGGCGCCAACGGTGCCGGTAAAACCACCGCCATGCGTATGCTCTGCGGGTTGTCCATCCCCACCAGTGGAACGGCTACCGTAGCAGGATTTGACGTGTACAAACAAACTGAACAGATCAAAAGGAATATAGGGTACATGAGCCAGAAGTTTTCCCTGTACGAAGACCTTACCGTAAAAGAGAATATCCGCTTCTATGCCGGTATCTATGGCAAGAGCGATGCTTTTATCAAAGAAAAGACGGCCTACCTGTTGCAGGAGCTGCACATGGAAAGCGAAGCGAACAAACTGGTGCGATCACTGCCCCTCGGATGGAAACAAAAGCTGGCATTCTCCGTGGCCATCTTTCATGAGCCTGGTATTGTATTCCTCGACGAACCCACGGGTGGGGTAGACCCTGTAACGCGGCGGGAGTTCTGGAACATGATCTACCAGGCAGCGGCCAAAGGCATTACCGTATTTGTGACCACCCACTACATGGATGAAGCAGAGTATTGTAACCGGGTATCCATCATGGTAGATGGCCGTATCGATGCCCTGGATACCCCCCGTGAGTTGAAAAGATCATTGCAGGCCAGCTCCATGGATGAAGTGTTCTTAAAGCTGGCCAGGAAAGCGAAAAGGAATGCAGATTAA
- a CDS encoding ABC transporter permease translates to MKQFLSFVKKEFYHIGRDRRTLFILLGMPIMQIIIFGFALTNEVKNSKIAILDNAQDVASSDIRSQLDASRYFDVVMEMHSYKEMEAAFKKGKIKLAVVFPQQFNSDLQHFNTAQIQLVADASDPNVATTLTNYATAVIMDYQDRVTNGRKLPYTIKTEMRMLYNPQLKGAYSFVPGVMAMVLMLVCTMMTAITVVREKETGTMEIMLVSPVRPMKIVTAKAVPYLLLSMINIASILLLSVFVLDVPINGSLLLLIAESILFILTSLALGLLISSSTDSQQTAMFISLTGLFLPTVMLSGFMFPIENMPLPLRILSNAVPSKWYYDIVKSVMIKGLGISAIWKETLILAGMTLFLLALAIKKFKIRLA, encoded by the coding sequence ATGAAACAGTTTCTATCGTTTGTAAAAAAAGAGTTCTACCATATCGGGCGCGACAGGCGAACGCTGTTCATCCTGCTGGGCATGCCCATTATGCAAATCATCATTTTCGGGTTTGCACTGACCAATGAGGTGAAGAACTCAAAGATCGCCATCCTCGACAATGCGCAGGATGTGGCTTCCTCAGACATCCGCAGCCAGCTCGATGCCAGCCGCTACTTTGATGTGGTGATGGAGATGCACTCCTATAAAGAGATGGAAGCAGCATTTAAAAAAGGGAAGATCAAACTGGCCGTGGTATTTCCCCAGCAGTTTAATAGTGATCTGCAACACTTTAATACCGCACAAATTCAATTGGTGGCCGATGCTTCTGATCCCAACGTCGCTACCACGCTCACCAACTATGCCACAGCCGTGATCATGGATTACCAGGACAGGGTGACCAATGGCCGCAAACTGCCCTATACCATCAAAACAGAAATGCGGATGCTGTACAATCCCCAGCTGAAAGGCGCTTACAGCTTTGTGCCGGGGGTAATGGCGATGGTGCTGATGCTGGTATGTACGATGATGACCGCCATTACCGTGGTGCGGGAAAAAGAGACCGGCACCATGGAGATCATGCTTGTATCGCCCGTAAGGCCTATGAAGATCGTAACCGCCAAAGCAGTGCCTTACCTGTTGTTGTCCATGATCAATATTGCCAGTATCCTGTTGTTGAGCGTGTTTGTGCTGGATGTGCCCATCAATGGGAGTTTATTGCTGCTGATAGCAGAAAGCATTTTGTTTATCCTTACTTCCCTGGCATTGGGGTTACTCATATCCTCCTCTACCGATTCACAGCAAACCGCCATGTTCATTTCCTTAACCGGCTTGTTCCTGCCTACCGTAATGTTGAGCGGATTCATGTTTCCCATAGAAAATATGCCCTTGCCTTTGCGTATCCTATCCAATGCGGTGCCCTCAAAATGGTACTATGATATTGTGAAATCAGTCATGATCAAAGGACTGGGCATATCGGCCATCTGGAAGGAAACACTGATCCTGGCAGGGATGACCTTATTCCTGCTGGCATTGGCCATTAAGAAGTTTAAAATAAGACTGGCATGA
- a CDS encoding ABC transporter permease — translation MRTLKFLLQKEFRQIFRDPAIIRILFVMPLVQLMILPRAADYEVKNIKLSVVDHDHSTYSRQLVSKITASGYFILNNYTGSYKEAMLEVEKDHADLILEIPASFEKNVVKEDEGTLFMAVNAINGTKANLGAAYLRSIIQDFNREVRMKWVQFPRFDPEMNLQVTSSNWFNPSLNYRYFMVPGILVVLVTMVGAFLTSLNIVKEKEIGTIEQINVTPIHKYHFILGKLIPFWVLGMVVLSLGLILARFAYNVIPEGSLLTIYVFAAVYLLAVLGLGLLLSTYTANQQQAMLLSFFIMMVFILLGGLYTSIESMPAWAQVVVKFNPVAYFVEVMRMVILKGSSLGDIKQQLLIVFGFAVLLNGWAILSYKKRA, via the coding sequence ATGAGAACATTAAAATTCCTGCTGCAAAAAGAATTCCGGCAGATCTTTCGTGATCCTGCCATCATACGCATACTCTTTGTGATGCCCCTGGTGCAGTTGATGATACTACCCCGCGCAGCGGATTATGAAGTGAAGAACATTAAACTCAGTGTGGTGGATCACGATCATTCCACTTATTCCCGTCAGCTGGTCTCCAAGATCACCGCTTCCGGTTACTTTATCCTGAACAATTATACCGGCTCTTATAAAGAAGCGATGCTGGAGGTGGAAAAGGACCATGCCGATTTGATATTGGAAATACCCGCTTCCTTTGAGAAGAACGTGGTAAAGGAAGATGAAGGCACTTTATTTATGGCCGTCAATGCCATCAACGGTACCAAGGCCAACCTGGGCGCTGCCTACCTGCGCAGCATTATCCAGGATTTTAACCGCGAGGTGAGAATGAAATGGGTACAGTTTCCCCGTTTCGATCCGGAAATGAACCTGCAGGTTACTTCTTCCAATTGGTTCAATCCTTCCCTCAACTACCGTTATTTTATGGTGCCCGGTATCCTGGTGGTGCTGGTTACCATGGTAGGTGCTTTCCTTACTTCACTCAACATTGTAAAGGAAAAAGAGATTGGCACTATTGAACAGATCAATGTAACACCTATTCATAAATACCATTTTATATTGGGTAAACTGATCCCCTTTTGGGTGCTCGGTATGGTGGTGCTGAGCCTGGGATTGATACTCGCGAGGTTTGCTTACAACGTAATTCCAGAAGGGAGTCTGCTCACCATTTATGTGTTTGCCGCCGTGTATTTACTGGCCGTGCTGGGATTAGGGTTGTTGTTGTCTACGTATACCGCCAATCAGCAGCAGGCCATGTTGCTTTCTTTCTTCATCATGATGGTGTTTATCCTGCTGGGTGGTCTGTATACTTCCATCGAAAGTATGCCTGCCTGGGCACAGGTAGTGGTTAAGTTCAACCCCGTGGCCTATTTTGTGGAAGTGATGCGTATGGTGATCCTCAAAGGCAGCAGCCTGGGCGATATCAAACAACAACTGCTGATCGTATTCGGCTTTGCCGTGCTGCTCAACGGCTGGGCGATACTGAGTTACAAGAAAAGGGCCTGA